In one window of Cellulophaga sp. HaHa_2_95 DNA:
- a CDS encoding FecR family protein, with protein sequence MIEDEINNCLLRYLNNSATGADLDILNNWIQKPSNEILFKEYIETHFAINIGMNKVDSSEIRKILLKEIRKEKNTFYRIKPKSILKYVAVGFLFLGMGYIFQTIIGKSKLENIPLPIEEAITLELDNGNIKIISEDGTTKIVDVDGQVVGKQKGQQLVYSNDVDVATETYNTLSVPYGKRFDLNLSDGTKVHLNAGSSLRYPVKFISGKIRQVFLKGEAYFDVAENKKNPFIVNAYELNVQVVGTEFNVVAYPENMNTDVILVEGSVGLYESNEEFDIAKNTMLQPGFKASFDKEHKTINTGKVNTTLYTSWIDGTIFFRNEPFDNIIKSLERQYNTIIINNNKTLGNETFNASIEVERESLEEVLNYFNKVYAIEYQVVNNKVIIN encoded by the coding sequence ATGATTGAAGATGAAATTAATAATTGTCTACTGAGGTACCTAAACAACTCAGCCACAGGTGCTGATTTAGACATCTTAAATAATTGGATTCAAAAGCCATCTAATGAGATACTTTTTAAAGAATATATTGAAACACATTTTGCAATTAATATTGGCATGAATAAAGTAGACTCTTCAGAAATACGAAAAATACTTCTTAAGGAAATTCGTAAAGAAAAAAATACTTTTTATCGTATAAAACCAAAATCAATACTAAAGTATGTGGCTGTAGGCTTTCTGTTTTTAGGGATGGGCTACATTTTTCAAACAATAATAGGTAAATCTAAGCTAGAAAATATTCCGCTTCCAATAGAAGAGGCTATTACATTAGAGTTAGATAATGGAAATATAAAAATTATCTCTGAAGACGGTACAACAAAAATTGTGGATGTTGACGGACAAGTTGTAGGCAAGCAAAAAGGACAACAGTTAGTATATTCAAATGATGTAGATGTAGCTACAGAAACTTATAACACCCTTTCAGTACCTTATGGAAAAAGATTTGATTTAAATCTTTCTGACGGCACTAAAGTTCATCTTAATGCAGGCAGTTCTCTTCGTTACCCCGTAAAATTCATATCTGGAAAAATTAGGCAAGTTTTTTTAAAAGGTGAGGCCTATTTTGATGTCGCTGAAAATAAAAAAAACCCATTTATAGTGAATGCCTACGAACTAAATGTACAAGTTGTAGGAACAGAATTTAATGTTGTTGCGTACCCTGAGAATATGAATACAGATGTAATTCTTGTTGAAGGCTCGGTAGGTCTATATGAAAGTAATGAAGAGTTTGATATAGCTAAAAACACCATGTTACAACCTGGATTTAAAGCTAGTTTTGATAAAGAGCATAAAACAATTAATACAGGTAAAGTAAATACTACGCTTTATACTTCTTGGATAGATGGCACTATATTTTTTAGAAATGAACCTTTTGACAATATTATAAAAAGTTTAGAACGCCAGTATAATACTATCATAATTAATAACAACAAGACTCTAGGCAATGAAACATTTAACGCTAGTATTGAAGTTGAGAGAGAAAGTTTAGAAGAGGTACTGAACTACTTTAATAAGGTGTATGCCATAGAATACCAAGTTGTGAATAACAAAGTGATTATAAACTAA